The following are encoded in a window of candidate division TA06 bacterium genomic DNA:
- a CDS encoding T9SS type A sorting domain-containing protein, whose protein sequence is MLRTALLVVVLAVFCSLSATGTDYVYMSANGDTSAAGMTSGDTLAFGCNVNGRGVWWEVFVDTDQSGDISPGDKFLIGMPQIDQDFTFNFGMPDGDTMPGWIRMDVGPAGLTPGWTYIVRATDEDGSFASDTGYVLSLPQPDVIISGTVSLEGVTPPNNSLALIEVEASPDTMIGGFWTAFTDTNGDYTIELDSSALGEQYEIGPSSDIFAYVRPDYDTVTLLDTLTNMDYTYQLASAKVVGSVVDDLGDSLPRGLGIAAFDSTWEAKEASLHEPGRYFICFSDSELGDWNLGFWGFGLLPYYIIPPEHSITLNPGDSLVEDFIVYRADTIIVGKVTIVDTVPLDTFHFMIAECETSGVGMAMTLCDSATGLYRLGVNSADTLTWRVAIDPPLGDRIPGHVVENGFVRSGFSGGDTVNFNFVPATDTIGGTISFHPSVPGSLQFPLETLVVLLSYWQTPFFPPQNASGMANPDPSGAYWFPSEPDTYGIFITNLPDTLYYSIPFYYDSLIVNGGTDTLDFVVYHSSVGVQEEVMGKSRFGGPRLYACSPNPFFGRTVIEAYIPPEGEYKSSQVSVYDVTGRLVKVLSKGEHGSLRLHWDGKSSQGRDVSAGIYFVRLEASGVCITRKAVLLR, encoded by the coding sequence ATGTTGCGGACAGCGTTGTTGGTAGTTGTCTTGGCAGTTTTTTGTTCTCTTTCGGCTACTGGCACAGATTATGTTTACATGTCTGCGAATGGAGATACGTCTGCCGCCGGCATGACAAGCGGCGATACGCTCGCCTTCGGCTGCAATGTTAATGGCCGCGGTGTGTGGTGGGAGGTTTTTGTGGATACTGACCAATCCGGAGATATTTCCCCTGGAGACAAATTTCTTATAGGCATGCCGCAGATCGACCAGGACTTCACGTTTAACTTCGGCATGCCGGATGGGGATACAATGCCAGGGTGGATAAGGATGGACGTCGGGCCCGCCGGGCTTACTCCTGGCTGGACATATATCGTGAGAGCCACTGACGAAGATGGCTCGTTCGCCTCTGATACCGGGTATGTTTTGTCGCTTCCTCAACCTGACGTCATCATAAGTGGAACAGTTAGCCTCGAGGGTGTAACTCCCCCTAACAACAGTCTCGCGTTGATAGAGGTGGAGGCGAGCCCGGATACCATGATAGGAGGTTTCTGGACGGCGTTTACCGATACAAATGGGGACTACACAATAGAACTCGATTCCAGTGCACTGGGTGAACAGTACGAGATCGGTCCTTCGAGTGATATATTCGCATACGTGAGGCCAGATTATGACACCGTGACGCTCCTGGACACCTTAACAAACATGGACTACACCTATCAGCTTGCTTCCGCAAAAGTGGTTGGTTCTGTAGTGGATGACCTGGGGGACAGTCTGCCGCGGGGGCTAGGCATCGCAGCCTTCGACAGCACCTGGGAGGCAAAGGAGGCAAGCCTTCACGAACCAGGACGGTATTTCATTTGCTTCAGCGACTCAGAATTAGGGGACTGGAATCTAGGATTCTGGGGGTTCGGTCTATTGCCCTACTACATTATCCCGCCTGAACATTCCATAACCCTGAACCCCGGTGACAGTCTCGTAGAAGACTTTATTGTCTATAGGGCGGACACTATAATAGTAGGGAAAGTGACCATTGTGGATACGGTTCCACTCGATACTTTTCATTTCATGATTGCGGAGTGTGAAACGTCTGGTGTGGGAATGGCCATGACCCTGTGCGATTCCGCGACAGGACTATATAGGCTTGGTGTGAATTCCGCTGATACTCTCACCTGGCGCGTAGCCATAGACCCTCCCTTGGGAGATCGGATTCCCGGGCATGTGGTGGAAAACGGTTTCGTCAGGTCAGGGTTCAGTGGAGGTGACACCGTGAACTTCAACTTCGTTCCAGCCACAGATACCATAGGCGGAACGATTTCTTTTCACCCGAGTGTGCCCGGTTCACTCCAATTCCCGCTCGAAACACTTGTCGTTCTACTCTCCTACTGGCAGACTCCTTTCTTTCCTCCACAGAACGCATCAGGAATGGCAAATCCTGATCCGTCTGGCGCGTACTGGTTCCCATCAGAACCGGACACATATGGCATTTTCATTACGAACCTTCCGGACACCCTCTACTACTCGATACCCTTCTATTATGATAGCCTGATAGTCAACGGCGGTACCGATACACTGGACTTCGTCGTATACCACTCGAGCGTGGGTGTGCAGGAAGAGGTCATGGGGAAAAGTAGGTTTGGAGGACCCAGGCTTTATGCTTGCAGCCCCAACCCATTCTTTGGGCGTACGGTGATTGAGGCTTACATTCCGCCTGAAGGAGAATACAAATCCTCACAAGTTAGCGTCTACGATGTGACCGGGAGACTGGTGAAGGTGCTCAGCAAAGGAGAGCATGGTTCTTTAAGGCTCCACTGGGACGGAAAGAGCTCACAAGGCCGTGATGTGTCTGCTGGAATCTATTTTGTCAGGCTTGAGGCTTCCGGGGTTTGCATCACTCGCAAGGCGGTGCTCTTAAGATGA
- the guaB gene encoding IMP dehydrogenase: MKGDLRNGLTFDDVLLVPRKSSVLPRQVEVATRLTRKLTLNIPLVSAAMDTVTEAEMAIAIAREGGIGVIHKNTTIDEQASQVDRVKRSESGIIQQPITLSPDQTIGQAIQLMSEFSISGLPVVGGEGNLLGMLTKRDLLFEDEMSLKVEELMTREGLVSVPVGTSLEKAQEVLRKAKVEKLPVVDSEGRLKGLITAKDMMKSILYPNACKDSLGRLRVGAAVGISEDTIDRARALANSGADCIVVDTAHGHSEMVMNTARKLKETIKDVELIVGNVATKEATKALIVLGASAIKVGIGPGSICTTRVIAGVGVPQLTAIMDCCAVARAKGVPVIADGGVKYSGDIVKALAAGADSVMVGNLLAGTDESPGETITLEGRRFKVYRAMGSIDAMKSGSKDRYFQMGAKKLVPEGVEGRVPYRGPVSDTVYQLVGGIRSGMGYCGAKDLGELRRRARFVRVTGAGLRESHPHDVTITKEAPNYEITK; this comes from the coding sequence ATGAAAGGTGACTTGAGGAATGGCTTGACCTTTGATGACGTACTTCTGGTGCCCAGGAAATCTTCTGTCCTTCCCAGGCAGGTTGAAGTGGCCACCAGACTCACCAGGAAGCTGACGCTCAATATTCCACTGGTGAGTGCCGCAATGGATACTGTCACCGAAGCTGAGATGGCCATCGCCATCGCCAGAGAAGGGGGAATTGGGGTCATCCACAAGAACACGACCATTGATGAGCAGGCGTCTCAGGTTGACAGGGTGAAGCGGTCTGAGAGCGGTATCATCCAGCAGCCCATCACCTTGTCGCCAGATCAAACCATTGGGCAGGCGATCCAATTAATGAGCGAGTTTTCCATATCGGGCTTGCCGGTTGTCGGTGGGGAAGGAAATCTCCTTGGTATGCTGACAAAGAGGGATCTGCTCTTTGAGGATGAGATGAGTCTGAAGGTGGAGGAATTGATGACCAGAGAAGGTCTGGTCAGTGTTCCCGTGGGGACTAGCCTGGAAAAGGCACAGGAAGTTCTGAGAAAAGCCAAGGTGGAAAAACTACCTGTAGTTGATAGTGAGGGAAGATTGAAGGGCCTCATCACGGCAAAAGACATGATGAAGTCGATTCTCTATCCAAATGCCTGCAAGGATTCGCTGGGCAGGCTGAGGGTGGGCGCAGCAGTGGGAATCAGCGAGGACACAATTGACAGGGCAAGAGCGCTCGCCAATTCTGGGGCAGACTGCATAGTGGTGGATACGGCCCACGGTCATTCTGAGATGGTTATGAATACTGCGAGAAAACTGAAGGAGACAATAAAAGATGTGGAGCTGATTGTAGGTAATGTGGCCACCAAGGAAGCGACGAAGGCTCTGATAGTCCTTGGCGCATCGGCGATAAAGGTAGGAATAGGGCCGGGGTCAATATGTACTACAAGGGTGATAGCAGGCGTCGGAGTGCCACAACTGACCGCGATAATGGATTGCTGTGCAGTGGCAAGAGCTAAGGGCGTACCGGTCATTGCGGACGGCGGAGTCAAATATTCTGGAGACATTGTGAAAGCCCTGGCCGCAGGTGCGGACAGCGTGATGGTAGGAAATCTTCTCGCCGGGACCGACGAGAGCCCCGGGGAGACCATTACCCTGGAAGGAAGAAGATTCAAGGTGTACAGGGCGATGGGGTCAATAGATGCGATGAAGTCAGGAAGCAAGGACAGATACTTCCAGATGGGTGCGAAGAAACTTGTTCCCGAGGGGGTTGAAGGGAGAGTCCCTTATAGGGGGCCCGTATCAGACACGGTCTATCAACTGGTAGGGGGCATCCGCTCTGGAATGGGCTACTGCGGAGCGAAGGATCTGGGAGAGCTGAGGAGAAGGGCGCGTTTCGTGAGAGTGACGGGCGCGGGGCTTAGAGAATCCCACCCGCATGATGTTACCATTACGAAAGAAGCCCCGAACTATGAAATCACCAAGTAG
- the hslU gene encoding ATP-dependent protease ATPase subunit HslU, with product MDIIEIQKPHSVEPFKPDPSALTPHQIVKELDRYIIGQDKAKKAVAIALRNRWRRQRVSGALREEIMPNNIIMIGPTGVGKTEIARRLARLAQAPFVKVEASKFTEVGYVGRDVESMIRDLVGIAVNMIKHEMMALVEEKASSLAEERVLDILLPMGPSTVQGGEDSHFGTRERLKKLLREGKFKDRMVELSVQKQYVPFLEVLTSGGMEELDSGLQDMLAGMLPKKMKTRKVTVDEALKILSQEEGQKLIDMDEVVSEAKLRVENSGIVFLDEIDKITGEKGQISGPDVSRGGVQRDLLPIVEGGNVMTKHGMVKTDHILFIAAGAFHATKPSDLIPELQGRFPIRVELNSLSKEDLRRILIEPENALIKQYTALLETEGVGIDFTEDAVEEIANFAVMVNESTENIGARRLHTIMTTLLESILFSVPESGETEIHLNGDAVKKTLSGIVADRDLSRYIL from the coding sequence ATGGATATCATAGAGATACAAAAACCCCATTCTGTAGAGCCTTTCAAGCCTGATCCCAGTGCTCTGACTCCACATCAGATTGTGAAGGAGCTTGACAGGTACATAATAGGTCAGGACAAGGCAAAGAAGGCTGTGGCTATTGCCCTCAGGAACAGGTGGCGAAGACAGAGGGTATCTGGTGCACTGCGGGAAGAGATCATGCCCAACAACATAATCATGATTGGGCCTACAGGCGTGGGGAAGACCGAAATAGCAAGACGACTTGCAAGGCTTGCCCAGGCTCCATTCGTGAAGGTTGAGGCTTCGAAGTTCACGGAAGTGGGATATGTGGGCAGGGACGTTGAATCGATGATAAGGGATCTTGTGGGTATAGCCGTCAACATGATAAAGCACGAGATGATGGCCCTTGTGGAAGAAAAAGCAAGCAGTCTGGCCGAAGAGCGCGTTCTTGACATACTGCTCCCCATGGGGCCGTCCACTGTCCAGGGAGGAGAAGACTCACATTTTGGGACACGTGAAAGACTGAAGAAGCTACTCAGGGAAGGGAAGTTCAAGGACAGGATGGTGGAGCTTTCTGTTCAGAAGCAGTATGTTCCATTTCTTGAAGTGCTCACGAGCGGCGGCATGGAGGAGCTTGATAGTGGACTCCAGGATATGCTTGCAGGTATGCTTCCCAAGAAGATGAAGACGAGGAAGGTGACTGTGGATGAGGCCCTCAAGATATTGTCTCAAGAGGAAGGGCAGAAGCTGATTGACATGGATGAGGTGGTGAGTGAAGCGAAGTTGAGGGTAGAAAACTCCGGCATAGTTTTTCTTGATGAAATTGACAAAATAACTGGCGAGAAGGGACAGATTTCAGGCCCCGATGTGTCGCGCGGAGGGGTGCAGAGAGACCTCCTGCCCATAGTTGAAGGCGGCAACGTGATGACCAAGCATGGGATGGTGAAGACTGACCATATCTTGTTTATCGCAGCCGGAGCTTTCCACGCGACAAAACCTTCAGACCTTATTCCTGAACTGCAGGGAAGATTTCCCATAAGAGTCGAATTAAACAGCCTATCCAAGGAGGACCTCAGGAGGATACTCATAGAGCCTGAGAATGCTTTGATAAAACAGTATACCGCTCTCCTTGAGACCGAAGGTGTTGGAATAGACTTCACTGAAGACGCGGTCGAAGAAATTGCGAACTTTGCAGTGATGGTGAATGAGAGCACAGAGAACATCGGTGCAAGAAGGCTGCACACAATAATGACGACCCTTCTTGAGAGTATTCTGTTTTCTGTTCCAGAGAGTGGAGAGACTGAGATACATTTGAATGGTGACGCTGTGAAGAAGACCCTTTCTGGAATTGTTGCTGACCGGGACCTGAGTAGATATATACTCTGA
- the xerC gene encoding tyrosine recombinase XerC, with amino-acid sequence MNIQTLSFRFLKSLEGERYLSEETLRAYGGDLRQFCQFLLDEAKVKDVDDVDRAHIRSFLSSLYKYGYERRSIARKLSALKSFFKHMKRKGYIRTNPALNIRSPRAEKRLPSILSQNEARLLMEAPKGSDILALRNRAMLELLYGAGLRASELCSLNVADCDMYAEVMKVRGKGRKERLLPIGRKAGVALEAYLKRRGELMKGVDSDALFLNKLGTRLTTRSLQRIVRKFILTVSARSGTNPHVLRHTFATHMLERGADLKAIQDLLGHASLSTTQIYSHVTIDRLKEVYKRAHPRAEKNVRRKS; translated from the coding sequence ATGAATATACAGACTCTCAGTTTTAGGTTCCTGAAATCGCTGGAGGGTGAGAGGTATCTTTCTGAAGAGACCTTGAGAGCCTACGGAGGAGATTTGCGCCAGTTTTGTCAGTTTCTTCTGGATGAGGCGAAGGTGAAAGATGTAGATGATGTTGACAGGGCGCACATAAGGTCTTTCCTTTCTTCGCTATACAAGTATGGTTATGAGAGGCGCTCAATCGCCAGGAAGCTTTCAGCACTCAAGTCTTTCTTCAAGCACATGAAGAGAAAGGGTTACATTCGCACAAATCCGGCTCTGAACATAAGAAGCCCCAGGGCGGAAAAGAGGCTCCCCTCCATTCTCAGCCAAAACGAGGCCAGACTGTTGATGGAGGCGCCAAAGGGTTCGGACATCCTCGCCTTGAGAAACAGAGCCATGCTTGAGCTTCTCTATGGGGCAGGCCTGAGGGCCTCCGAACTCTGTTCGCTGAATGTGGCGGATTGTGACATGTATGCCGAGGTGATGAAAGTGAGGGGGAAGGGGAGGAAGGAGAGGCTACTGCCCATAGGCAGAAAGGCCGGTGTCGCCCTTGAAGCCTACCTGAAAAGGCGCGGAGAGCTGATGAAGGGTGTGGATAGCGATGCTTTGTTTCTTAACAAGCTTGGAACAAGACTGACCACCAGGTCTCTTCAAAGGATTGTGAGGAAGTTCATTCTTACCGTGAGTGCAAGGTCAGGAACCAATCCTCACGTATTAAGGCACACGTTCGCGACGCACATGCTCGAAAGGGGAGCGGACCTGAAAGCAATTCAAGACCTGCTCGGCCACGCGTCTTTGTCCACGACTCAGATTTACAGCCATGTCACCATAGATAGACTGAAAGAGGTTTATAAAAGAGCCCATCCCAGAGCTGAGAAAAATGTCAGACGAAAGAGCTAG
- a CDS encoding diaminopimelate epimerase has translation MKKTRTISFAKMSGSGNDFVVFDNRNGKLNKDLSEFAQSVCKRRVGIGADGMILIEKDDECDFLMRYFNADGSEAEMCGNGGRCAALYAHVKEIAGRKMRFRSKDGIHAASVNKDAVKLKMSDPAQMDLEVPLELTGREVSASYVHTGVPHVVVAVEDVKKIDVLELGKEIRYLPKFQPDGTNVDFVQVLPRGRLKVRTYERGVEDETLACGTGCVAVALVEGIKKGLRSPVHCATAGGEVLKVHFRRDGESITNVFLEGAAVLVFEGKLPASLA, from the coding sequence ATGAAGAAAACTCGTACCATAAGTTTTGCGAAGATGTCGGGCAGCGGGAACGATTTCGTCGTTTTCGATAACCGAAACGGAAAGCTCAATAAAGACCTTAGCGAGTTCGCGCAGAGCGTATGCAAAAGGAGAGTTGGGATTGGCGCCGACGGAATGATTCTGATTGAAAAGGACGACGAATGTGACTTCTTGATGAGATATTTTAATGCTGACGGATCTGAGGCCGAGATGTGCGGAAATGGTGGTAGGTGTGCTGCCCTTTATGCACACGTGAAGGAGATAGCGGGGCGTAAGATGAGGTTCAGGTCGAAGGACGGGATACATGCGGCGTCTGTCAATAAAGATGCTGTCAAGCTGAAGATGAGCGATCCAGCTCAGATGGATCTCGAGGTTCCGCTTGAATTGACTGGCAGAGAGGTTTCAGCCAGCTATGTGCACACTGGAGTTCCCCATGTGGTGGTTGCGGTTGAAGATGTGAAGAAGATTGATGTGTTGGAACTTGGAAAGGAGATACGGTATCTACCCAAGTTTCAGCCAGACGGGACCAACGTGGATTTTGTGCAGGTTCTCCCTCGTGGTCGGCTCAAAGTGAGAACCTATGAAAGAGGCGTTGAAGATGAGACTCTCGCCTGCGGAACAGGATGTGTCGCTGTCGCTCTGGTGGAGGGGATAAAGAAGGGCCTTAGATCCCCTGTCCACTGTGCGACTGCAGGCGGAGAGGTGCTGAAGGTTCACTTTCGCCGGGATGGCGAATCGATAACCAACGTTTTTCTCGAGGGGGCCGCTGTACTGGTGTTTGAAGGGAAGCTCCCGGCCTCTTTAGCGTGA
- the argF gene encoding ornithine carbamoyltransferase, with translation MGISDITSEETKVLLGLAIEFKKKLRRREEHKYLKDRILAMVFEKPSLRTRVTFECGMSQLGGHAIYLAPSDIGVGNRESVSDVARNLSRWVNGMAARTFTHSTVKELAENSSIPVINALSDLEHPCQALADFQTICEHKAGGSVRLAGLRVGYIGDGNNVCNSLLLASALLDVDMVAGCPQGYEPDTQVLDMARNLARKSTLNVVNDPEQAAKDADVIYTDTWASMGQEDEREERLKVFKDFQVTGAMMGLARKDALFMHCLPAHRGEEVSSEVIDGPQSVVFDQAENRLHSQKAVMVELMR, from the coding sequence ATGGGCATATCCGACATCACCAGCGAAGAGACAAAAGTGCTGCTGGGGTTGGCCATCGAATTCAAGAAGAAGCTGAGAAGAAGAGAAGAGCACAAGTACCTTAAGGATAGGATACTGGCGATGGTGTTTGAGAAGCCATCACTCAGAACAAGGGTGACATTCGAGTGTGGGATGAGCCAGCTTGGAGGTCATGCGATATATTTAGCGCCTTCTGACATTGGAGTGGGCAACAGGGAGTCGGTTTCTGATGTCGCAAGGAATCTCTCCCGCTGGGTGAATGGCATGGCGGCCAGGACCTTTACCCATTCCACCGTGAAGGAACTGGCTGAAAACTCATCCATACCTGTCATAAACGCTTTGAGCGACCTGGAACATCCGTGTCAGGCATTAGCCGATTTTCAGACTATCTGCGAGCATAAGGCGGGTGGAAGCGTAAGACTGGCCGGGCTCAGGGTAGGATACATAGGGGACGGAAACAACGTGTGCAACTCGCTGCTACTCGCATCGGCTCTGCTGGATGTCGATATGGTGGCAGGGTGCCCTCAGGGATATGAGCCGGACACTCAAGTTCTGGATATGGCCAGAAACCTGGCCAGAAAGTCGACTTTGAATGTAGTGAATGATCCTGAGCAAGCAGCAAAAGATGCAGATGTTATCTACACTGACACTTGGGCGTCAATGGGCCAGGAGGATGAAAGGGAGGAGAGGCTCAAGGTTTTCAAGGACTTTCAGGTGACCGGAGCAATGATGGGGCTGGCGAGGAAAGATGCCCTCTTTATGCACTGCCTGCCTGCGCACAGGGGTGAAGAGGTGAGTTCGGAAGTGATTGACGGTCCACAATCAGTGGTTTTTGATCAGGCTGAGAACAGGCTTCATTCGCAGAAGGCGGTTATGGTGGAGCTTATGCGGTAA
- the topA gene encoding type I DNA topoisomerase, with translation MASSLVVVESPTKAKTISRILGKGFVVLSSMGHVKDLPKARLGVDVQNGFRPEYITIRGKGSFLRKLKDAAKTADKVFIATDPDREGEAIAFHIAKELKNKHEVYRVLFFEITASAVKAAMASPGAIDAKKVDAQQARRILDRLVGYEVSPILWKTIRRGLSAGRVQTVALRLVCERESEIESFVPKEWWDITAQLLKGEGEPFSARLTKISEEKPQIESEEMAGKIIRDLKGLDFVVKSLQRGEKKQRPQPPYTTSTLQQDCSRKLGFSPRKTMVVAQQLFEGIELGKEGSVGLITYMRTDSTRSAPRAIEEVRSLIGKEFGDRFVPEKLFIYKSRKRAQEAHEAIRPTSSKRTPDSIKKNLDKNQFRLYELVWKRFVASQMAEALYRTASSDIDAGQYTFRATASKMIFPGFTKVYEMKNGNGRESGAMNQELPHLSQGDRLELVSLDKKQHFTQPPPRFTEATLVRELEHKGIGRPSTYAPTISTILDRGYVEVSGRKLIPTDLGITVNKILVPSFPEVFAVGFTANMEELLDKVESGESGWKDVLGQFYGPFSEQLRKVESESKRLKETIEEETGEACPECGKPLVIRWGRYGKFLACKGYPECKYTKPVEEEDVLEEPCPECGGKLIYKTGRYGRFVACSNYPQCQFTRPVSVGVKCPKQGCSGEVVERTSRKKKVFYSCSRYPDCDFATWYKPVPIECPQCGASMMVEKNKKDGRVLQCLACKHELKGES, from the coding sequence ATGGCTAGTTCTCTCGTTGTTGTGGAGTCGCCCACCAAGGCAAAGACGATAAGCAGAATCCTGGGAAAGGGTTTCGTGGTTCTTTCTTCCATGGGGCACGTAAAAGATCTGCCAAAGGCAAGGCTGGGGGTCGACGTTCAGAACGGGTTCAGGCCTGAATACATCACCATAAGAGGCAAAGGGTCGTTCCTCAGAAAGCTCAAAGATGCAGCAAAAACCGCAGACAAGGTATTCATAGCGACAGACCCGGATAGGGAAGGAGAAGCGATTGCATTCCACATTGCGAAGGAGCTCAAGAACAAGCACGAGGTTTACAGAGTCCTCTTCTTTGAGATTACTGCCAGTGCAGTCAAAGCCGCGATGGCCTCTCCTGGAGCGATAGACGCGAAGAAAGTGGACGCTCAACAGGCCAGAAGGATTCTGGACAGGCTCGTGGGATACGAGGTGAGTCCCATACTCTGGAAGACAATAAGGAGAGGGTTGAGTGCAGGGAGAGTTCAGACCGTTGCACTCAGACTTGTCTGCGAGAGGGAAAGCGAGATAGAGAGTTTTGTTCCCAAGGAGTGGTGGGACATAACTGCCCAGCTTTTGAAGGGTGAGGGCGAACCTTTCAGTGCCCGTCTGACAAAGATATCAGAAGAGAAACCACAGATAGAAAGTGAAGAAATGGCAGGCAAGATCATTCGGGATCTGAAGGGGCTCGATTTTGTGGTGAAGTCTTTGCAGAGAGGAGAGAAAAAGCAGAGGCCACAGCCTCCCTACACCACAAGCACGTTGCAACAGGATTGCTCAAGAAAGCTTGGCTTTTCGCCCAGAAAGACAATGGTCGTTGCGCAACAGTTATTCGAAGGGATTGAATTGGGCAAGGAAGGTTCTGTCGGGCTCATCACCTACATGCGAACCGACTCCACCAGGTCTGCTCCCAGAGCGATAGAAGAGGTTAGAAGTTTGATAGGCAAGGAATTTGGTGACCGGTTCGTTCCAGAAAAACTGTTCATTTACAAGTCTAGGAAAAGGGCGCAGGAGGCTCACGAAGCGATAAGGCCAACATCTTCGAAAAGGACGCCGGACTCGATCAAGAAAAACCTGGACAAGAATCAGTTTAGGCTGTACGAGCTGGTGTGGAAGAGATTCGTTGCTTCACAGATGGCAGAGGCTCTTTACAGGACTGCCTCATCGGACATCGATGCCGGCCAGTACACTTTCAGGGCGACGGCTTCAAAGATGATATTTCCGGGTTTCACGAAGGTTTACGAAATGAAAAATGGTAATGGTAGAGAAAGCGGCGCCATGAATCAAGAGTTGCCTCACCTTTCCCAAGGGGATAGGCTGGAATTGGTCAGTCTGGACAAGAAACAGCACTTCACCCAGCCACCTCCCAGGTTCACGGAGGCGACCCTGGTGCGAGAATTGGAACACAAAGGGATAGGCAGACCGAGCACCTATGCTCCGACCATATCGACCATATTGGATAGGGGGTACGTTGAAGTCAGTGGTCGCAAGTTGATTCCGACAGACCTGGGTATCACCGTAAACAAGATACTTGTACCCAGTTTTCCAGAGGTGTTCGCGGTTGGCTTCACAGCAAACATGGAAGAGCTTCTCGACAAGGTGGAATCCGGAGAGTCAGGGTGGAAGGATGTCCTGGGACAGTTCTATGGGCCGTTCAGCGAACAGTTGAGAAAAGTAGAAAGTGAGAGCAAAAGACTGAAAGAAACCATTGAGGAAGAGACTGGTGAGGCCTGTCCTGAGTGTGGAAAGCCTCTGGTTATCAGGTGGGGTAGATACGGCAAGTTCCTCGCGTGCAAGGGGTATCCGGAGTGTAAGTACACCAAGCCTGTCGAAGAAGAAGATGTTCTAGAAGAACCTTGCCCGGAATGCGGCGGTAAACTTATTTACAAGACTGGCCGCTACGGCAGGTTCGTGGCGTGCTCAAACTATCCGCAGTGCCAATTCACCAGGCCGGTGTCGGTGGGTGTCAAGTGCCCCAAGCAAGGCTGCAGTGGTGAAGTTGTTGAGAGAACCTCGAGGAAGAAGAAAGTGTTCTACAGTTGTAGCCGGTATCCTGATTGCGATTTCGCGACCTGGTACAAACCTGTGCCTATTGAATGCCCCCAGTGTGGCGCATCCATGATGGTGGAGAAGAACAAAAAAGACGGAAGAGTCCTGCAGTGCCTTGCCTGCAAACATGAGTTGAAGGGCGAGAGCTGA
- the hslV gene encoding ATP-dependent protease subunit HslV, which translates to MRSTTIIAVRHNGRVAMAGDGQVSVGEVIMKSGAKKIRRTYSGKILSGFAGSTADALTLFEKFEKKLEEFRGNLQRAAVELAKDWRTDKILRRLEALLIVADSGHTYVISGSGDVIEPDDGVAAIGSGGGYAAAAARSLVKHSALSAGEIAEESIKMAASLCVYTNDSITLETL; encoded by the coding sequence GTGCGCTCAACAACGATAATCGCGGTGAGACACAATGGCAGAGTTGCCATGGCAGGTGACGGTCAGGTGTCTGTGGGAGAAGTGATAATGAAGAGTGGGGCGAAGAAGATAAGAAGAACGTATTCTGGTAAGATCCTATCAGGGTTTGCAGGAAGCACGGCCGATGCCCTCACTCTCTTCGAGAAGTTTGAAAAGAAACTGGAGGAGTTCAGGGGCAATCTTCAAAGAGCTGCAGTCGAGCTGGCCAAAGATTGGAGGACGGATAAGATACTTAGGAGACTGGAAGCTCTCCTGATAGTTGCCGATTCTGGCCACACATATGTCATATCTGGTTCTGGAGATGTGATAGAACCCGACGATGGAGTTGCCGCAATAGGTTCTGGCGGCGGATATGCGGCAGCAGCTGCCCGCTCTCTGGTGAAGCACAGCGCGCTTTCGGCTGGTGAGATTGCCGAGGAGTCGATCAAGATGGCGGCATCCCTGTGTGTCTATACTAACGATAGTATAACCCTGGAAACGCTGTAG